In Drechmeria coniospora strain ARSEF 6962 chromosome 03, whole genome shotgun sequence, the DNA window TACAGCATACGTCAACTCCAATACGAAAAGGCAGTGAGTTGTTTTACTTGGCCGGCCCACGCCCGTCACTGTCTAGCTTTTTTTCCGCGTCCGGCTGCGCCTTCTGGCCGataccgacgacggcgccggagaCGTTGCGCAGCGTCTTGGGCTGTGTGCTCTCGACGCCCAGGCGGGTCATCTCGGCGACAAAGCTGGCGCCCCACCAGGCGCTGGTGTAACGGAAAACGTAGCGCTCGAGCTTCGTGTAGTTGGCGGCACGCTGCTCGGGACTCATGGTGACGGCGTCGTGGATGGCGTTGGCCAGCTCCTCAGTGTTCCAGGGGTTGACAACGAGGCTGCCGTTCAGGGACTGAGCGGCGCCGGTGAACTCGCTGAGAATCATGACGCCGTGGTTTTCGCGCTGGGTGGCgatgtactcgtacgagaCGAGGTTCATGCCGTCGCGGgtggaggagacgaggcagACGTCGGAGACGGCGTAGAGTGCGGTGAGCTCGTCGAAGGAAACCGACTGGTGAAGAAAGTGGATGGGCATGAACTCGATGGTGCCGAACTTGCCGTtgatgcggccgacgagctcgttgacgacggcgcggagGTTCTGGTACTCCTCGACGTCTTGGCGGGAGGGAACGGCGAcctgggcgaggacgatTTTGCCGATCCACTCGGGATGTTCGGTGAGGAAAACTTCGAGGGCGTGCAGCTTCTGGGGGACGCCCTTGATGTAGTCGAGgcggtcgacgccgaccatgAGCTTGACGCCCTCAAACTTTCGccggagggcggcgatgcgctCCTGGACCTTGGGCTTCTTGAGACCTTGGATGAAGTTGTCCgggtcgatgccgatggggaatgcgccgacggtgacgaacCGGTCGTTCCAGTCGACGCCGTTGGGTGTGGTGGAGCAGCCTAGGATGCGGGAGCAGCTGCTGAGGAAGTGCCTCGCATAGTCGTAGGTGTGAAAACCAATGAGGTCGCAATCGAGCAGGCCGGTGAGGAGCTGTTCCCGGACAGGCAGGATGCGGTAGATTTCGCTGCTGGGGAAGGGGGTGTGGAGAAAGAAGCCGATCTTGACGTGCTTCTTGGTGTCGGCAATCTCCTCGCGCAGCATTTGGGGGAGGAGCATGAGGTGGTAGTCGTGGACCCAGATGAGGTCGCCATCCTGGAcatccttgacgacggccttTGCGAAGAGTCGATTCACTTCCTGGTAGGCGGCCCAGGCCTGCTCGTCGAAGGTGATTTCGCCGGGGTGATAGTGGAAGAGGGGCCAGAGAATCGAGTCTGGTGGCAGGAGACGAGCATTAGCCCCGGTGTTCGCACGACGATACCGGAtggcgggagggggggctTACTTGAAAACCCGTTGTAATGCCTGTCGGCGAGCTCATCGTCGATGAAGACTGGGTGGGCGCCGTACTCTTCCCGGAGGCGCTTGGTCATGTCGTTGACCTCGCTGTCGGGGACCTCGAGGCCCGGCCAGCCGTACCACTGGAAgctcgtcgtcttgccgaggccgctgagaccggtgacgaggccgccCGAGGACATGGAGAAGTTGTAGCCGCCATTGTCGTCGGGCTTGATGGTGATGGGAAGCCGGTTggagaggagaagaaggcgaccGGGAGCAGCGTGGCCTTGGTCGTCGCCGATACCAGGCATGGCAGCGGGAGTGGCGGTTAGGGgtatcggcatcggcggtgTCGTTGTTCGAAGCTGAAGGAGCGGTTCATGGGAGAGACGAGGCAGGAGAAGTGATTGTGCATGTATGCGTACGTACCAACAATGGAGTCTGGAGATGGATACCTACCTGCCTTGGCTAGTATTCGCGAGACGAAGCGGTGCGGCAAACGTAGTTGTCGTACTCGACCGCTTctgtcgtcctcgccacgcCTAGTAGCGAATAATTCGTAGGCGATTCATACCGAGACCCTGCCTACCTGCTGACTGTGCGggtggggggaggggggcctCCTTCAGGGCGCTAGCGGCAGCTAAGTTTAGGGCCTTCTCCGCCCCTATGACGAAGGAGGCCGCACTGTCATGGTGCCATCGTCCAAGGAAGCGATCTCCCGTTCGGAGGTGGAAATGGGGCGGCGGGGACAAAAGCTCTGCCGGTCTTGTCATTCTGGTCAGTATCGCGGCCCATACTGTGTTTTGAAGGGAGGTCACATCCGGAATCGATGAGGGAGAGTGAGGATTGGACAGGTGAAGGTGAGGTGAGAGGAAAGGGAAGAGGGGCACGGCCAGGCGGTAACACTGaccacctacaagtacatgtattatttCCCTCCAGCAGATTGAGACAtaagtacggaatactccgtatatcTAATCACTACCTACTACGTGCTTGTAAGTCACATGAGGCAACAGAGTGCAATGCCTGGCGCGCCGTACTGGTATTgccccgtacatgtattcgtTCGTGTGCAGGACTGGTCTGGTTGGCCACCTCCTTAACGAAGCTACCGAGTGACGATGCACGCAACGCGACAAGACAATACAGGTATGTACTTATGCTTGCTTACCTGCAAGCGGTGGACATATCGTTCTCTTTCATGCAAGTAGTAGAATTCGTGGAAAGCAAAGGAAGTCGATCTCATTCCTAGTTGGCATCCAGGTCGAATCACTGTGCTACGGATCCATGAACTGCACCTGGTACTTGGCGGAGTTgctgtatgtaagtacttggactccgcacagtacaattacgtgtacatgtaggtagtATAGATATAAAGCGACTAGCCGAAGATATCTGTCTTCCACGTCCTTGACGGAGTTTGCGCAGCACcactactgtacaactaccaCCATCGATCGCCACCGGAGCATGTCCACCGGAGCAACAGATTTGCCAACGACGGGGTGGAGCTACTGCAGTGGCGTACTGTAGGCTTAAGTACTAACACAGTACAAAAACGTATTCTATGCACATGCCATCTTTGTGCCTGAAAGACGCAACTCCGGTTTTCAACGGTTCCTAAGCCCAAGCATTGTTTATTGCTCTCCGCGGTTCTTAGGGGCATCGGAAAGACTCACGCTGATGCATCAAAATGCACTCATGACGAGGTCGAAAAATGTAGGGTTTGTTCTTGGAGGGCGGATGCGGAGTACAAATATACTAGCCAACGCAGTggtacttgtattattagtaggtattCGTGCTGGAGCGCAGATGCTTGGGTGTCTCACgatactacatgtacaactacttactagtacttaaTTGCAGTACATCTGTTGCTCTGGATTCACAGGCGAACTGCAACGGCCGCATGTCATGATTGTCATGATTAGTTCTCCCGAAAATGCAGGCAAACAGGTTCCACTGATTAATTatttaagtactgtactccgtacgtgtacttagttgtaagtatgccagcggcggccgccCCCCCCTCTGTACATAGTAGAGGGCAAGTACCTATtagttacggagtactccgtactagtgGTCGAGTTGTACTGAAACAATACTGGCCAGACccctacggagcacacagACTCGGTACcaggtaatacggagtagtacagagtacaaagtacctacctaccatCGTCCTACGTCGTTATCGATATGTCCCGTCTAAATTGTTCGCCCAAATTTCTACAGGTGCTGGTCGTACCTTTCAGCCATCACGCGTTTGCATCAACAGTAAGCTGCACCTCCGCAAGTCGATCCTTGCTCTTTCGCAGTTCACTGCCATGGAGCCGCCACAAGACTTCAAGTCCCTGCAAGAGGATGTTCAAAAGTCCCTCGTCTCCACCATAAAGACGGTCAatcgccttgccgccgaggacctCTCCTTCCAGCGAACGGCCAATCCTGACGTCGCCGATGATCTCGATGACAAGGTTTCTCGTCTTCTCCAGCTCTCCACAAGCCTCATCCAGTCGGCCGCCAAGGCATGCGGTGTCAGGCCTCCCGCCATCGAAGATGTCGACGACATTGACATGAAGTGGCAGTCGGTTGtggacgtcgtcgactctGTGTTGGAAAAAGCAGACACCGCCCTGGACGAGTACACCGGACTAGTGAAGCGAAAGGAGCCCAGCAGCGCCGAGTCGGTGAGTGGCCGAGAGTTCCGTCTGTCCGTTGAGGGGCTGCGTCCGAATTTAACCGTTGCTGCTCTCCAGGCGCCGAATCCGAAAAGGACCAAGTCGGTCAGCAAGGTGATTCGGAACGCCAACGTCACCAAGCCGCAGGCCGTCTTCGAGGTCAAGTCCGACAACTTTCCGACCGGCCCGTGGAAGCCGATCTTGACAGAAAAGCCTTGCGCGACGATACCACTGGACGAAAGTCTTGTCATGGTCGCAGGCGAGAACGGCGCTCTTCAGTATGCCTCCTCTGCCCTCCCTTCCCCCCGCCGCTGTCTCGTAGGAGCAACGCCGCTTACGAGTGTTCATCTGCACAGATACAAGCATCCGTACGAGACAGAAATTTCCGCCATGTCCTATCCTGATCGAGTTTTCCATGCGGCCCAGCCTACGCCCCCTCAGCCTGACGAGAAGACGTCGGCCACTTGGGTCGACACCTACGAAGGTGTCTTGGACATGCTCAAGGAActcaagaaggccaaggagatcgccgtcgacctggaGCACCACGACTTCAGAACCTACAACGGCTTGGTGTGCTTGATGCAGATCAGTACGCGCGAAAAGGACTGGATCGTCGACACGCTGCGCCCCTGGCGCCACAAGCTCGAGATCCTCAACCAAGTCTTTGCAGATCCGAGCATCGTCAAGGCAAGTCCTTCGGCCCCAGGTTCCCCCTCACGCGCAAGACTCAGATTAACAGTTTCGTAGGTTTTCCACGGTGCCTACATGGACATGCTCTGGCTGCAGCGCGACCTCGGCCTCTACGTCAACGGCCTCTTTGATACCTTTTTCGCCTGTGATCTGCTCGCCTACCCTGGCAAGAGTCTCGCCTTCTTGCTCTCCAAGTTTGTCAATTTCGATGCCGACAAGCAGTATCAACTGGCCGATTGGAGAATACGGTCCGGCACCACTCCACCCTGTGCAACCTCTGCCGCCCGCTAACGTTTCTCTTGTCAGGCCGATCCCGCAAGAGATGCTGTATTACGCACGATCAGACACTCACTTCCTCCTCTATATCTATGACCATCTGCGCAACGAGCTCGTTGCTGTTTCTGACCGATCCAATCCGGAGACGGACTACATCACTCGAGCGTTGGATAGATCCAAGGAGTTGGCCCTCTCTCGGCACGAGCACCCCGAGTACGATGAGAGCACCGGTCAAGGCGCCCGCGGATGGTACAACTATCTGCTAAAGCAAGCCTACCTCGGCTTCGATGGTGAGCAGTTCGCCGTCTTTAGGGCCCTGTGGAAGTGGCGAGACGAACTGGCACGgcaggaggacgagagcCCCAACTTTGTGCTCCCGTCCAACAACATAATTAGCATTGTCCGGGTAAACCCGCCGGATATCAAGGCCCTCCACAGCATGCTTCCCTTGACCGCGCCGTTGGCACGCTCCCGCTTCAACGAGATATGGGACCTCGTGCGGGAAGCTAAATCTCGCGCCGGGCCTACGGCACTGCAGTTCTTTacatccgccgccgcgccgtctGCCGAAACGGTCAAGCCCATCAAGCTCACCCAAATTCCGGAGCTTGGCGAGGAGGTCGTTATCCCCATCATGTCGCGGTCGCAACTCTTTGGTGACATGCCCCTCAGCACCATGTGGGAAGCCGAACAGGCAGTGGAGACGCGGGTAGACAATATCCCCTTTCCCTGGCAACGATTCACACAAGATGCCATGACGATGAAAGCGGGCGGACAacatgtcgacgtcgacccgGTTGTAGCCGCCAAAGTGGTCAAGGCGCCGCCTCTGGCAGCAGGCAACAGTGCGATaaacgaggacgacgaagagtTCACGTTGAAGAGGGGCAGGAAACGAAAGTCGGAGGACGTGGAGGAGACGATTTCGGAATCCGACACGAGCTCTTGCTCCGACACGAGtagcgagagcgagagcgaagAGGACGAAGGTCTCGAAGCGACGGAAGATGGGAACGGATCCAAGAACGCTACATCGGATCCTAAGCAACAGCGACGGCGTGAGCGGGAGGCGAAGAAAGCCCTCGTCAAGGATGCTCAGATGGCGATGCACAAGGAGAAGCAGCTCAAGAAGCGGAAGAAGATGGAGgagcgccagcagcagcagcagcagcagcagcaggacgaggaggacgaggaggcgccGTTTGATTACAGCAAGGCCAGTTCGGTGATGCACGCGAGGAAAGACGTCAGCCGTCCCGCCAAAGTGCAGAAACCGTTTGACCCGTACGCAAAAATTGGCGACAATCCGATGAAGGGTGCACGAAAAGCGCCACCAGTCAAGGGCGAGAGGAGCTCGACCTTCCGAAAGTAGGTGTTTTCGGGGTCATGGTGTATATATAATGTGAATATATGGCAGTATGTGAGCACTCTCGTGTTCTTGTTCAGATTCGTTGCCCATGACTGTTGCAATGTGTTGTCGTCAGGCCGTGACCTCGACG includes these proteins:
- a CDS encoding Alpha,alpha-trehalose-phosphate synthase is translated as MPGIGDDQGHAAPGRLLLLSNRLPITIKPDDNGGYNFSMSSGGLVTGLSGLGKTTSFQWYGWPGLEVPDSEVNDMTKRLREEYGAHPVFIDDELADRHYNGFSNSILWPLFHYHPGEITFDEQAWAAYQEVNRLFAKAVVKDVQDGDLIWVHDYHLMLLPQMLREEIADTKKHVKIGFFLHTPFPSSEIYRILPVREQLLTGLLDCDLIGFHTYDYARHFLSSCSRILGCSTTPNGVDWNDRFVTVGAFPIGIDPDNFIQGLKKPKVQERIAALRRKFEGVKLMVGVDRLDYIKGVPQKLHALEVFLTEHPEWIGKIVLAQVAVPSRQDVEEYQNLRAVVNELVGRINGKFGTIEFMPIHFLHQSVSFDELTALYAVSDVCLVSSTRDGMNLVSYEYIATQRENHGVMILSEFTGAAQSLNGSLVVNPWNTEELANAIHDAVTMSPEQRAANYTKLERYVFRYTSAWWGASFVAEMTRLGVESTQPKTLRNVSGAVVGIGQKAQPDAEKKLDSDGRGPAK
- a CDS encoding exosome complex exonuclease Rrp; amino-acid sequence: MEPPQDFKSLQEDVQKSLVSTIKTVNRLAAEDLSFQRTANPDVADDLDDKVSRLLQLSTSLIQSAAKACGVRPPAIEDVDDIDMKWQSVVDVVDSVLEKADTALDEYTGLVKRKEPSSAESVSGREFRLSVEGLRPNLTVAALQAPNPKRTKSVSKVIRNANVTKPQAVFEVKSDNFPTGPWKPILTEKPCATIPLDESLVMVAGENGALQYASSALPSPRRCLVGATPLTSVHLHRYKHPYETEISAMSYPDRVFHAAQPTPPQPDEKTSATWVDTYEGVLDMLKELKKAKEIAVDLEHHDFRTYNGLVCLMQISTREKDWIVDTLRPWRHKLEILNQVFADPSIVFHGAYMDMLWLQRDLGLYVNGLFDTFFACDLLAYPGKSLAFLLSKFVNFDADKQYQLADWRIRPIPQEMLYYARSDTHFLLYIYDHLRNELVAVSDRSNPETDYITRALDRSKELALSRHEHPEYDESTGQGARGWYNYLLKQAYLGFDGEQFAVFRALWKWRDELARQEDESPNFVLPSNNIISIVRVNPPDIKALHSMLPLTAPLARSRFNEIWDLVREAKSRAGPTALQFFTSAAAPSAETVKPIKLTQIPELGEEVVIPIMSRSQLFGDMPLSTMWEAEQAVETRVDNIPFPWQRFTQDAMTMKAGGQHVDVDPVVAAKVVKAPPLAAGNSAINEDDEEFTLKRGRKRKSEDVEETISESDTSSCSDTSSESESEEDEGLEATEDGNGSKNATSDPKQQRRREREAKKALVKDAQMAMHKEKQLKKRKKMEERQQQQQQQQQDEEDEEAPFDYSKASSVMHARKDVSRPAKVQKPFDPYAKIGDNPMKGARKAPPVKGERSSTFRK